The sequence AGAGGTCTTGAACATGTACTCGGTTATTCCACCGCCGAAAAGGGCCGGACGGATCTCGTCGTTTTCCGCCAGATCTTCGAACGACTGGACGGGGACCATGGGGGAAGCGGCCGGGCCGGAGATAAAGATGCCCACGATGGCGCCCGTGCACAGGATGAGCGTCCAGACGATGAAGTTGAACCAGAAGACGACGAGAAACCGTCCGGAGAAGGAGCGGGGCGAGTAGTCCACCCCCTGCCAGCTCATCGCGCTGAAGCAGATCCACAGGCTGTGCCCGAAGGTCGACAGTCGGCTCGCCTCGCCGACCTCTGCCGAGTACGCCCGACTCTCGTACGGACTGACCCGAATGATGACGAACAGGACGATGCCGGTGATGAGAAACGACGCCATGACCATAAACCATACAGGCATAGTAATGACGGCTCTCCACCATTCCCTGCCTacgatctgaaaaaaaaatatcattttacctTTGATTATTTTTCGCAAATTAAACTATGTGTCATTGATCGTCTGTTAGCTTCcccagggcaattctgactggttcgcATTGCTGCATGCTGCCAAAGGTGTCACTGCTAACAGATCTATATGCAGACCCGAAAGTAAAATGTTTACAGATATACAATACATTAAAAGCCGCTTAATTACACgacccatttgccagtgcattccGTGCAATtgtccgaatggtgcaacaatgcgaagatattaagctggactgcaccaccacgggattttgggatttcgtgcaattaacagaagtgtgcaattgtccgttgtgcaattaactggcttccattgtacagtagaagccgcttaattgcataCTCAATTCGCCAGTGCATTTCGTACAATtgtccgaatggtgcaacaaagcgaagctgctaagctggactgcaccaccacgggatttggggatttcgtgcaattaacagaagtgtgcaatcAACACTGCAAAGTATGCCTACTACGCCAGGACAATTCCTGAATGGAACGGCCTCTCCGCCCACATTGTCGACAGCCCCTCACTGGACACATTCAAGAACAGGTTGCTGTCATCGCATACGTAGTCCAGCCGCTGCGCCTCCTCCATCCGCGTGATATTCCTACCAGGAAGTTTGCGGATTtcgaactagaactagaactagaactggCTTCCACTATAGTAGTTAACGTGGCGTTAACAATGTAGCTACAGCTATAGCTGGGCAacatgaaccagtcagaattgccctacACAGACGTTTACCGAAACGTCTGTTGAATAAAACACTGGGATTTAGTTATTCAGTGACTGATCAACCTGATAGAACTATTCACGGATACTCTGTTTTCAgaataaagttgaactgtaatttccaacacaattCTTTCTCGAAAAAtggacaatccactgcttccGTGACGTCACGTCATGTAGATAGCGAGCGTAACTCCGTGTAAGGCCATCGTCACATTTTCATttccggccgggatgtttacggaaactaaaaattaaagtttaaaacTAAAATGAATATGAACAAGGCATGCTATTAGTCCAATTTCTTGTGtaggaaattacagttcaactttaatCGGAAATTTATTCGGAAATGTCTTCTACCAACACGGAGGAACTTTCAAGTCGAGACACTCTTTTTCATATATCTTAGCTTGGATCATACAACCAACCTGTCTTCCAGCTACATGATTCTTGGTCCAAACGTGAAGTATTAACCGATATACATTGGTAGTTAATGTGTAGCTACACCTATAACTGTTGGGCACTGTGAAACAATCAGGAaggaggaaggtgacagacagtcaccgaacgTAGGTTATATAAAACACTTCATTATCTACAAAGACTTCGGTTAGTACGTGTTATGACACCCTGATGTGACTATTTACGGATATTCTGTTTTTTGTACGTGTTAGCCATGAAACTTATATCAGACCTCTCCTCCAGGTTTCTTGACCATTATCTCCAGACGTTCGTCCAACACGACGTTACTGAAGTCGATGACCGTTTCCCTCACGGAGGCGATGGTCAGCCCAAGAGCCATGTCCATGTCCTGTGAAAACAGAGGTCATGCTAAGGTCATAATTTGCAAAGGAGCCCTTGGTCTATCCTAGATGTACCCCATCCCAGGAGCGCTTCAGGGATAGGTCTGCATCCCGGATGTGCATCTATCTATCCCAAAAGtgcttctgggatatccagaacacgtcgcaagcgaaggagtGCGTTCTTGATGTCAAAGATGCCCTCTGATCGGGGCACACTCTTGATAAACATATCCAGTATATGCTCTTGTGACCTGCGATGTGTTTTGGATGGAGCAAATGCTTATTCATTCAGGATATCCAAAACGTGCTCCTTCGATTGCGACGTGTTCTGAATATCCCAGAAGCGcgtttgggatagaagcacatctgggatGCAAACCTatcccagatgtgcttctatcccagaagcgcttctaCGATACAGGACTATCTGGGATATAACAGCCCCGCTGAGAAGTTGTTGCATCCTAGActgtcgtctatcctaaaagcgcttctaggatagaagcgcttttaggatagaccggcatccaaaatgtgattctatcctaaaagcgcttctaggatatccagaacacgttgcaagcgaggagcgcattctggatatcctgaatgcgctttagttggagcgcattcaggataagccggcgtgtttatccagaacgtgcacttgtGGGAGGAGCTTAGTGTCTTAGGAGGCGGAGACTATCTTGTACGTGATTTTTCTTAGTCaaaaggccgccatctttgttctccgaACGCAGTCACTTTTGGAtttgattgtgatagaagatcGCATATACTTACACCAAATCAACGTAGTTGGGGGGACTACGTGGGCCGGTCTAACCCTCACATAATCAGGCAAAATCTAGGTTCAGCGGTTGCTTTATAAACTGCGGATTTCGATCACGTAGATTACGGCAGGTGTCGCGAGGTcgaagcaaggacgttatatcacgtcATTGGTCGAAGTAAATATGACTTTGGTGTAAACAATCaccggaagtgaccgctgccattttctcgcGACGTGTTGACTGCATGGACCCCACACACCGAGGTAGTATCGATATCTCCGGTTCGATAGttcgaaacaaaaccagaaacTGAAATTCAGCAAACCATTAACAAAGTCACCCTGCACAGGAGAAAGCAGATGTCGGCCTCCTTCgacaggagcgcattcaggatatccagaatgcgctccttcgcttgcgacgtgatctggatatcctagaagcgcttttaggatagaagcacattttggatgcagaTCTATCCCAAATATGCTTCTATCCCCAAAGcacttctaggatatccagaatgcgctccttcgcttgcaacgtgttctggatatcccagaagcgcttttaggatataGAGGCATATTTTATCGCAGAAGCGCTTTTTAGGATAGAGTAAGACGACAATCTACTATTCTTGTAAGACGAACATCagcttctatcccagaagcgtTTTTGCGATAGAATACAACCTGGGAACTGAATGGCTTGGGGAATTGATCAATAAGCAGCTGGacgttttcattgactgtcatcatgttttatggtacattttgtagtacatcttgGGATGCACTATTGAGAAGTGCTTTCTGTGTCTTCCATGCACAATTAGATGGATAAAAATCATGTAGTGggaatcaaaaggacaaaatagtgtttaatctgaatggaattaagtttgataaatttcccattatctgtgtacactgtatacatattgtattcagCAGTGTGTAATTacctctgtgcattaacttgcaaCAAAGACAACTTTTATTATtagatttgtcatcttttctttgcCTAATGAATATATTTATCCatgaaggagaaataaaagTTACTATACAGTACGACAGGGCTTTGAGAATTTTTTTCACTAACTAAAAGGACTGTTGCAGATAAATATATAATCTCATTCAGTGCCTCCATACTTCtatttcagaaacaagatgtcttGGATAAATGACTGGgccaatatcatttcaaaagttCAATAAATCTTCAAAACAGTATGTTTAGGTTCAGCCAGATAGTTGAACATTTGTCAACAAGACAATTGTACAACATACTTTCAACATACCCGAAGTAAAAGTTTAACTCTACTCTACGCTGAAAATGCTCTGAACACAAGGGCGCGAGGACGTGTCGTGatcgcgaggtcgaaccaaatatggaaacctgGGCGTAAACAATCGCCGCttgcggtcctgtcaatcaccatgattgacggcgacaaagaagcgcgtctgggatatccaggatgcgctcTGGTTTAGAgcgcttttagaatagaagcacatttaggatgcaggcctatcccagaagtgcttctatcctaaaagcgcttttaggatagagcGTATCTGGGATAGTACAGAAGTTTGCCGGGGCTGGCTTTTGTCACTTTCGCGTACATGACGCCAATGTGGCTCCGTGGGTTCAGgcctcaagatttttttttaactcGCAATTAATGTCAATCCGGAACTCGACGACAAATAAACACCGTAACCTAATAGTGAAACCACCAAGGGTATCAGTTTCTTTACAATGATCATAGGTTTGGAACCGGTtgtgttttgacgtgtttttttgCGCCTAAAACCACGTCAGAAACAtccagagccgaacctctgcttgctTGAGTACCCACGCATTGTTCACCGGTGTCCACCGGCGGcgttgtacagtcaaacctgcccaagcgaccacctcttcttaacgaccacctggccattacgaccgtcTTTTCTCgatcccgaaaattttccccattgacgtaagcataaagcgacctcttcacaactTGGTCAACACGACCGCGACcaaaaaaaattgggaccgCACAGGACCAAATTCACTGCGCCCATAATAATGACCGTGTCATTTTCAACCTTGAAGTGTCCTCAGTATTGTTAAGACAGGTTTTGACCACCTTGGCTAATTAACTGACCTGGAAACTTTCTGGTGTAATAAATGTTTACCTGGTGGTAATATCATAAAATCTTCAATTACTGGCCATGTATCATGTCCATAAGATTTAGTCTGACTTCATTGGTTTCACATAAATATAATTGATATTAAATTATATGAATAATAAGCACTGCTGCATTTTATCGCTTTTAGGCTCTTGGTGCATCGCTAAGGTATATCTAATTGAAGTaaatttggtatgtatgtattcatcaaTAAGTACTCTATAACAATCAGGGGGGTACATGCTTGCTGATCCAATAATAACAAGgatattctttaatatgttaaaaatattgacaaaaatggcatattgGCAATATTCATGAAGGTCTTGTTAAGTCCTAGtgactttacaatgtacattcccACTTGGATGTTGTAGCACCACATGTCTACTTTCTAAAAATGTCTTTTATGACCGCAAAATATATTGCATATGGTTGCACCttctgaaatagaaaaaaattacaaatattcaAGTTTTGGCTCCTCCATGGGTGAaatttgatatctttgtttggACAAGTGGACAATAAGGGCAATTAACTTGTTTACTTAGGGCACTGACAGCAGGGTAGCTGAGCACCTGAGGAAAACAATTGCCAGGTGTTCACACCTTTGCTTGAAAGTGGCATAGGTGGCAGACAGCTTGGCTTGGGTTatatcaacaaaacacaaacatggcTGTAATTTAGTGTAAACAAGGAATATGTTACAAGAATTGTTATGAAGCATggatttcaaaatacaatatgtacacagaAGACATAACTGTCTATCAAAGATATGTTTGCAATCAGAACAAAATTCTCcttgaaacaaatggaagaTGCTCATGTACACTGAAGTTACTTGAATCAAActgttaaaagctccttgcttgaaTGTTGCAAGAGGCCTTATGAGGGCATTTGGCATGAAGGGATTCAAGTGACTTATGTAACAAATTTGGTAAAACAATTGTGTACATAAAGGGAATTCTTAGGCAGCTGGTTATTGACAGAGTGACCGAAAGTTCAAAATTAGAGAGTAAGACGTAGTTAATAACAGCATGTTATAGCTTTACTGCCATTTATAGCTTAAACAAATATAGAATGATACAAATATAGTGTCAACATTCAACTATGTCAGTGCACAACAGGTAAAAAGCTGCATCTGTTCAGGGCCAGCCCGGGACAGGCAACAAAAACCTTTGAATGTGGGCTCTGGAGCTGTCAGAGCTGGCCTGTGTGGCCCTGAAATTACAGTCTGGCGACAGCTTAAGCATGTATTAAAGGAGCAGCAAAATGTGTAACTTAGAGTGGTGCAATACTCTTTTTAACAAGTTAATTACACTCCCAGACTGAAACTATCCAGGTTATTGCCTGTTGTTCCTTGACACACGAGGATTAGACGTGCTTACACTGAGACTTTGATTACAATACAATCCGTTATCTCTTTATCTCTATCAAAAGAGTGTTTTCTCAactataacgtccttgctcttgTGTAAaaaagtgtgtgtgtggtagGTGACGTAACCGTAGTATATCAAAACAGACTATTTGTACAACAGTTTTCATCTGAGCGTTGTTTTCTATCAAATACCTTGTTTTGGAATAAAAATcgattatcaaaacaaacaaagccggCATCAGATCCAGGAAAGAACATGGGGAATTATCAAACTATTGGTCAGCTTAATTGGTCAGATTACACCCTGGTTGAATTTGGTTATCTTTATAAGATTCTGTCGGGCTATTTGTAATTAAAGTGGTCAAATTTGATGAAACCGTGAATCAATCAGTGTGTAAGTTATTAGAAATACTCCTAAACCCAGGAAATCCTTTGTCAATCATAATACACATCCAGCACCAATCCCAGACAGTCTGATATTTCACACTCCACAGGAGGACAGGTATCACCCCACTTGGTCCACTGGCACCCTCCCTGCATTGTTATCACACTGGGCGGGGAGGGGGTAATTATCGAACAATAGGGGAAATGAGGAAAATTCAGGGTCAAAGGTTGTATCTATGTGTTGCTAGGGCAGCCAACGCCCGCTTTGCTGGGGGTCTTGAGATATGTCTTAGTCGCACTGAGTCATCGATTTtcgatgataactagcgcgattgtgtaccgaaatcggccagtttgcgtcggattttgactgccattacgatgttatgttcaaaataaagatggcggatgcacgtgggtgggtcaatggggcagtctactttAATATgagaggaaatttcgttgtataGTGTTTTCCTTACCCCTCTGATGATCTCGCCGACCATTCCAACCCAGTTCCCATCGGCACCCTTGTAGCCGTACTTCCTGTCAGCCGGCTCCTTGATAACGAAGTCGTACCCGATGATGTCCATCAGCTCCGTCAAGAGGTCCTTGTGAACCCCCTCGTACGTGCCATCCTCTTTCTTATACAGGAAGCCGGGGTACTGAAGGGAGAAAACACTAATAAGGAGATCAAAGTTGTCTTGTCTGTAGTTGACagaattttcatcaaacagtgactactttttaaacaCACGTATGTAcctttcgatggctatcagtccatcgtgggcagaagatccacgcaagcctcgacctagttctcacaactctcgcgagaactaggtcactctgTGAACAAGAAGGACTGATagccattgaaaatttggagatacgtgtgtttacctttaaaacagtagtcactgcttgatgaaaattcatacgtgactaatgaatgtCTTCAGGTCTAGGCTGTAGTTTCAGGTCACTAAAACATTGTCTCCAATGGTGATGACAAGATCGACAGTCGCTATGTAATGCTACGGTCACGATTGAAAAACGGGTCCCGACCGGACAGTTTACGGGTTGTTttctgcactttcgggcgtggcCCCTTGGGATATCCTGTAATAACctggctattttggggcacggcaGGACcccggattttttttttaagtctgaCTTAAAATCCGCCCGGGACCCGGTAAAAAAATTTTGGAagccgtgacctacccgtgaaAACACCGAGAGTTACCCACACGGTATCCGACAGTCTACCGGGACAAATCTATGGCTTCAGAGCCCGGTCGGGGCTACATTCCCAATGCAATTGTGACCTTAGCATTAAGTATGACAGccattcttttaaaaaagacGTTATTGAGACCTTTTAAGATAACGAACGCCATGAACAGCTGAATGTTTGAAGGACGTATCCAACGGGGGTAATTTATAATATAACTGTTGCTACTTTAGCGGATATTGTTTAAGCTGGCCTTTTTTCACAGTGGCGATATTAGATACCCGACGGAGTATACTAGTTCTAAACGTTTTCGCTACAAAACAAGGTGGGTTTCGGCTATAGAACACTATAAAAGTCCGTCAAGAGCTGAAATGAGATGGAGAAACATTTTGGAATCATATAGAACAGATACTTATCAGTATACAGGAAATAAAGGAAAACGGTACCTGCATTACGCCGACAACAAGAGCTCTGGAACCGATGTTACCTGGAACGGAAGGGTGAAAACAGGGGATCACCAACGTATAcgtagcagttactcaagtaacctttggacctggaccgtacctgtacctgaaatttctgtaccggtacccacccatagtGTTAATTGTTTTTCCCTTCGTCGTGGGTGACAAACTGTAGAGGAACTGTGACCATCTGGAATTGATAAGCTGAGACCAAGTTCCGAGTTGTCAacctaaaggtggactctcactgcacttggggcaccggtgcggcactgcggggttcgttcactgcggcactgttgtgttattttcacgattttcaaTCAttcagatattgtgtaatacgtaaaagcatgacttagaagacaacaaaaatatacacaaaatgtaagagaatttcgttctttatctctgaaattcgttgagtatatttcaaaccccgcagtgccgccccggtgccccaagtgcagtgagagtctaCCGACTGTCACCGGCGTTTTCGTATGATGGACACCTGGACTCTAGTTTGATGGCTTAATTAACGTTAGTTACGGATAGTAGtcccttttttttacctttgtatAATATATGATGACTGTTCAGTAGTTACAGGGTTTATCTTCACAATTACTAGTAGCTTGTTATGGTTGACATCGTAATGACGTAATCTACTGAAGTTGTgatataaaaattgtaaaagcctccaatgattgtaagaaacttatcccatactacaactcctgtattagttagataagccctaagttaagttatagcactgtagttatgtagatgccatactttgtacctcgtacaattgttgtgcaataaagttatatcatATAAAAATGGATTTCTATCAAGGCAAAGGGGGATATGTGATGGGGTCACTGATAAGGATTTAGAAGTGCCCACAAGTGACCCAGATACAAAGGCACCTCTTGGAAAAGGCCAAATGCTAGAAGGCGTTCAAAACAACAGGTGCTAAAGAATCATTGGCATTCCTCCAGACTCCCTGTCGACGATGTCGTCCAGACGTGACAAATCTAGCTTACGCACTTTTCAGAGTGTCTTAAATGATGAAACAAATCCCCTGAACAGTTTCTTGTCAGTTTGCAAGTCACACAGTGGCTATGATATCCGCCGTGATAGACGTGATTATGACTTCACGTAGTGAACAAAGAGACACGAGCTGTCATTTATGCCTGGAGCTCTGAAGTTGTACAATACGAAATTATCTACTTCCTGAACGCAGCATGGTGTACATAGCGTAAAACTGACTCCTATACAACTGAGTTAATTAAGGgctaatgacccgccccgaggtgtatatggcatcataacgcctgggcctttgctatcaccaccgaataaaaccaccgatgtgattTCAATCATGAATCTGAACTCGTGGGGAGTCCATGCCCTGTGTTAGCAGTAGTTTTAGGTTGATTAAAAGAGTTgaaagtaggggtgggtaccggtacagaaacttcaggtccaggcccggttcaggtccagaggatcaggtcttggtccggacctgaacctggacctgattcagtatataaaaacttgtgaatggacaataaaTGTTCCATttaaaacaattgtccatttcgctacaaataaATCTgctttgtgtagtattcgactcccactgacgttttgaaaccctacaaagctaactgcctccgtacaattgactgtaaaacttggcgactatagactctactctatttcgcccttgttattttcctcgaccggtaagccccaaaaatgtgtgaatgtctgttcatataatctgttcattttccaataggtccaacatccggtccatcgaattttttcaggtccgatttTTTTTGACCGGTCTAAtacgaaaaaccggttttgtaccggtacaccgtaccagGACCAGTGCCCACCCCTAGTTGAAAGCATACTTCTGCAAGACTCCGCCTCCTGACCTGAAGGGCATCACTATTATAAAAGGTATTGGCCTTCAGATTATTGATACATTTATTGTCATGTTCTCTGACATTGAATGATATGTATTGCTGATGTGTTACTTACAGACCATAGATAGAGAACTGATTTTCAGATTTGCCCTCACATAGTAAATTACATTTCTGCAGAAGATGTCGCTCACAGATATTATATTCCAACACTATCAATTATTCCATACTCACGGTGAAACTTATCGAAAAAACCTTACCGATGAACGGAGTAGAGGGTACCGAATATCTGCACTGGACAGAATTACAGTTACAGTctaacctgcccaagcgaccacctcttcttagcgaccacctggccattacgaccgttttttctcggtcccgaaaattttccccattgacgtaagcattaagcgacctctttaCAACGATTATCTGACCAACGCGaacgccaaaaattgggaccaaatccctgccatAACGACCGCGCCATTTTCAGATATTGAGGAGTAAGCGAagttcaatgataactagcgcgattttgtgccgaactctgcatcgggcatgttgtgagtcgatactcttctaaccgaccacctgaccaaatcttTTGGTCGTctcaggcaggtttgactgtacatagtTATGTCTTTATCTATAACAATCCATCTGGAGTATTATTTCCAGCCAGTGGGTTCTCAATTTTGAGTGAGATTATGAGGCCGATTACATGTTCGAGGCATCTCCTCGGACACAAGACCCCGGGCCCGCTTTAAGCTAAGGACACCACCCGCCGTCCGTGCAATTTGCCCGTacgtttttggggaggccacgtccgccacgtatttctgaaaacgtggggaacgactggcaagagcagggagggagtgcGTCAACACGGCGacgcctgcacgtaaagttctacggcgtgtctgcatgcgtgctccaaaatccgtcggattccctacgtgttcgtacggaggcggtacttaccacttacggatcccaaaagattgcctacGCTTTGGCACGtacacagcacgtatttgcacgtacggcgggtggTGCCCTAAGCTTAACGTCCATTCCGAAAGACAACTTCCAttccttacaacatgtccgagccgAGCCGACCCTGGGATCAAACTCAGACCCACTGATCCATGGAATTGGATGCAGATGGCCAAGCAGCGGGGTTGCTTACTAGGAAAACAGCTCGGCCACGGAGGATTGAGCATGTAAGTTCACAAGAAATTGAACTAATGATGAGGAGGGAAATACACAGCCACTGCACAGCTCACCAAATCCGCAAAATGTAGATCATCCATGCAGAGGATTCGGTCACCACACACCCCTTGGGAAGGGTACGACTTTCTTGCATACCTTCTTCAATCCTAGTCTGGATatcagaccccagcccgatctcttaaatttctatctttcttcttcttcttcttctttctttctatcgTGTGGAGTTATTAAATAGATATTCTTCTAGATCggactggggtctggtatcctgGCTACCTttactgagggtctgcatggggggtcctgacaacgctttacgctaaattcgggacggtcgacaacgctttacgttaaattcacgaaggcaggcaacgttttacgctaaattcagataggctgacaacggtttacgctaaattctggaaggctggcagcactcgacagaggcggggtcgtgctccgcaagaaagattgaaattttgactctctgaaacactattccctgcattttgaagggaaattttcgctggcaaacaaagctaagttaaatggcatttctaattaaagagtcccaggggttcagcgtaagcttatgagggtgacgccagccaacttatttttgccacgtcgagcgccgaaggaaagtccgggaaaattttgaaatcctgcccccctgaaacgccagtttttttggctattatagaaaactaagtgaaattacatttctatcagtaaaaaatgtgtttgaggttgacacgtcacatcccccagccatgatgcatattttttacgaagtcgatgaccgaaggtgaatagagtggcaaaggagatccggctaaattttgaaatcttgaccctctataaaacgatattttgtgcattttgatgggcaaatttctattagcaaaacagatctttgaggttgacacacatccccaacatattttcagaatttcgagttccaaaggcgcgaggcggcacaaggaggaccatggaaattttgaaatcttgaccctctaaaatgatatttcctgcattctgatgggcaaattttgctggcagactaagctaacttcaatgacatttctatttgcaaaaaaaagaagatttttgagggtatataccatatttttaccatgtcgatgaccgaaggtgaaaggagtcgcaagtgaggtccggcgaaattttgaaatcttgatcctctgaaacgcaatttcctgtgttttgaaggactaaatttgctggtagactaagtttcgacttacgaaatttgggaggccagctacgatttacgggtaatttttaggcttaattacgctttacgtgaaatttttaggctagattacgccttacgtgaaatacactggctacgctttacggtaaattttccatcctcactacgaattacgtgaaataaaatagcttaccctacgaattacgggaattaaaaaggcctgcctacgccttacggaaaagagcatgcagaccct comes from Branchiostoma floridae strain S238N-H82 chromosome 2, Bfl_VNyyK, whole genome shotgun sequence and encodes:
- the LOC118410536 gene encoding glutamate receptor 4-like; this translates as MAWAMFLLVGTVLGATSTVTAQQTNDTGNIGSRALVVGVMQYPGFLYKKEDGTYEGVHKDLLTELMDIIGYDFVIKEPADRKYGYKGADGNWVGMVGEIIRGDMDMALGLTIASVRETVIDFSNVVLDERLEIMVKKPGGEIVGREWWRAVITMPVWFMVMASFLITGIVLFVIIRVSPYESRAYSAEVGEASRLSTFGHSLWICFSAMSWQGVDYSPRSFSGRFLVVFWFNFIVWTLILCTGAIVGIFISGPAASPMVPVQSFEDLAENDEIRPALFGGGITEYMFKTSPFVPYNRIHQKALLVNSTIEGVRLAREGKVAFITESAMTRFYSSKKPCDLLSIHDGNRFTARPQAVGLRPGSPLKEPLNNAILQLREGGRLFTLVQKWIVSVVGLFPVSQLCLGHNRKTKWAAMGWCVLAFSGVSPTWSLGSAATGLYLDPAGPR